DNA from Clarias gariepinus isolate MV-2021 ecotype Netherlands chromosome 23, CGAR_prim_01v2, whole genome shotgun sequence:
ATAATgaatatcattattttttattttgctttaaaggAATTTGTGCAGCTGTGAGGCTGATGTTGATTTGTCTTTGTAGGACCTGTGTTATTGAATCTGCTGCTTCAGCATCCTTTAGAGCCGAGCTCTTTAGGCATCTGTCACTTGCTGTGCATCAGTCCAGATGCTCTACCTGCCATATTAACCCAGTCAGACTACCCCAGTCTCTAAGTTCTTTACGATTAAGTTGGATTTGATTAAAAATCAAAGCACTTAAGTCTTTATGAATTATCACTGCTTTGATGAGAATAGTTTCCTTGTAGGGTCTGCTTGTGGTTGTCCAAGGGTGGCTGAAACACTCTATGTGCATAGCAGCAAATGGGCGAGAGTTAGTACAGGTAGTCACTGACTTACAAATATTTGATTTAAGAATTTCTGCAAATACGAACAGACGGTACAACTTCTGATCCTACCTTAAaagtagctcacatgtattgtacagAAAATAGACTCTGCAGTGGTAGAGgaaccaatatttacaattatatagaatattttcagtttgtacatgaatgtataaaatgtctaaagtctggtatattgtatgtgtgcacGTGTTGGGGGTATACTCACGTGTAGGGAGATTTTTTTCCCACTCATCAGTCAACTAAGATAAAAAAGTGCTTTCTCCTTGACATATAAGGGCAACAGCTGCATATTTTTACCTTGCTAGTCATGCAGCGTTACACATTCTGAGAAATGATCAGCACGTTTCCACATAGTTACAGTGTTGTTGTGTTTGAAAAGAGGAAGAGTAATGCCAGCCTTCCCCTTCCCAATTTTACTCAGGTGACTCTTGGGCTGTGGCATTGTTACAATTCTAACTCCTGGATGACTTTTAACCAAGTAACCAATAACCAAGTAATTGATCTTACACTCAGCATTTCCACATTCTGCTGATGACTATGTCTGCATTCTTGTGTCGGGCATGGTTAAAAACTTTGTTGTTCCTGGACCAGCACTTAATTTTTTCTACCAAATATTTTGCATTGCAGGGACAAATGATCACACatgattgagagagagagagagagagagagagagataacaaTATGATGCTCTAACCTTAGTTGTGTTATACGTTATGCCACTTTTCTGATCAGGTGGTCCGGATGGTGGTGCTGGTCTTACACAGACAGTGGCTGAGTATCAAAGCTCAGGAGAAGCAAGTAGGCGGTATTCAAACATGGACGAGTCCAGGTGTTCACTCACTGAGGGAGACTCTTATGTTACTGCACTGGCTGCTGCTGAACGACTCTTCTTTCTCAATGCACTGTCTGGATGTGTTGCACATGTACCATCAGATCATCCCAGGCATCAGAGACACGCTCCGTAGGATCCCTGACCTCACAGAGTGTGAAGGTGATGAAATACATTCAgcgttttatttgtataaaataataaattattcagTTTGGTCAGCTGCCATCCTCTGGGCATTGATTGTAGCTATAAAGAAAGTTTAACCACTTCCTGTGGATGGGACCAAACTTTTATAGCTGTGTCACTTTGTGAAAAATTACTGGATTATAAGCCTTAAAGATCTGTTTATATTGTTGTAAgggttgtttatttgtttcattataGTGAGATCTACTTTAATATATAAGAATACGTAGCCGTTATAGCAGTCTCATGTGTGACTGACTCATCGTCTGTATCGCTTATTCCTGTATGAGCCTGGCTCGCAtctccactctaattcatcTTAAAGGTGTTCCAGCGGGTTGAAGTTAAGGCTCCGGTCAAGTTCCTCTACACCAAACTTGCTTGTGCATGTCTTTATggatcttgctttgtgcactggtgcgcagtcatgttggaacagtaAGGGGCCGTCCctaaactgttcccacaaagttgagAGCATAAAATTATGCTAAATGTTTTGGTACACGAAGAAATTAAGAGTTCCCTGACCTGTAAGTAAAGGGCCGAGTCAAATTCCtaaaaaaacatccccacaCGTGTTCCAACATGGCTGTgtaccagtgcacaaagcaaggtccataaatacatggatgagtgagtttaGTGTGGAAGCTTTTATAAAAGCTGGTTTTTCTGAAACTTCTtgtaacttaaattttttttatgtctttgtgTGCTGCAGTTTTTCAACACCTGCACTGTTTACTCAGCAAATCATATACctctacatttaaatttatatccATACATTTGAGTGAttttatccaaagtgacttTCATCTAACACGGAACCCAGTTAAAGCACGCCGTGATGCAATTTAGCATCAGAACTTATCCGTATAATAATATATGGCAAATTATGAACACCTGACCTTCACATTAACTCATATGTGCTTTCCCATTGCAGATGTCGTCTCCCGTcgctgttataataacctcccAATCTTCTGAGAAGTCTTTCCACTAGAGTTTAAAGTGTAGCTTCTGGGATTTTTGATCATTCAGCCACAAGCACATTACTGAAGTCAGTCACTGTTGTCTGGTGGGGTGGCCTCAGATGCAGTTAGTGTTCCATGTCATCCTAGAGATGTCCAGTTGAGTTGAGGGCACAGTTCTGCGCAGAAACCCGAGATGTTGTCTTGCTGGAAAATGATTGAACCTGTTCATTCCagtaaagggaaattgtaatgctaCATCACATGGATATTCTAGAGAATCATGTGCTTTAAACTTTGTTTAGGAGGAATCAGAAAGAACCGCAAATgcatgtgatggtcaggtgtcacAATAACTTTGGCAACATAGTGTAAAAGTACAAGAGTTTTATTAactgtaatttttcttttatgttatgttatgaatGTTGTGAAGGCCATAAAACAAACAACTGTCCATTAATTCTTTACAGAACTGGCTATAGAGGAGATCTGTCGACCAGACGCTGAGGAAGTGGAAGATATGGACATTGACGCCAGTTCTTAAATACAAGTGAAAATTTTAACGGACGCCAAGACATGTTTCTCTGGGTTGTCTAGTGTGTTAGTGAGTCTGATAAGAATTGACACGTCCAAGATTGTCACAGCTTAATTAAAGCAAAACTGAAAGTAGCTTATTTGCATTTGTAGTGAATTTATGTGACTGGTTTGAACAATGAAGCATTTATCAATTTATAAATACCTAAACCTGTTAGTCTAAATTTTAGCccttttaagtaatgtttacttaaatattttgctgtaaatattagtaatttaaataaattgaaaaagcaGATAACTattcaagcatttttatttatttgcgtTTGCACACGATAttcttaatgaaaaatattttatatattacaatgttttaaCTAAAACCAGTCATACAACATATGTGACCGGGAAAAAGAAAGGCAAACATAATGAAGAAAGAAATCTGGCACAGATGAAAATAGGACACGCATGAACAGATGACTCAGTTGTCGGTCCGTCTGAAATCTTAAACACAGCTTTGGCAAATTTTTATCACCCAAGATTTGTACACATCTTTACATAAGtttacatgacttttttttgtgcttttttccccctcactcgcaaaaaaaaaaaaaaaaaggcagagcatGGCTTGGGTCAATAAACATGTCCTTTATATATGTCTCACATTTTCCATAAAAAACTCTGGAGTACATGCGGTTTCTTATCTCTGGCAATTTTATTGTGGTTAAAAGAGTCCTTACGCTGTAATGATCTGTTGAAAAGAATGATTTGATCACATCATGAGGAGTACACAAGTCGTGTGTTTGAGGCTTTCTGTGGTAAATATAGCCCATATAGGACTGGTGTGAGCAAAGTGGAAGTGTGTAGGTGTCTGTAATCCAGCCAAGGTGGACACGTTGTGTCAGACGTTTGTGGTTTAGTATCCGGTTTTGGGCGGCTCCACATAGGCTGGGTTGTATGGAGGCTGAGCAGCGTTAGGGTCAGGCTGGGGAGGAGGGTGAGCGTAGTCGGCCTGCACTTTTGAGAGGGGGTTGAGAGGGTCTGGAGGCTGAGTGGCATCATAGGCGGCTTGGCTGTCTGTTGAAGGATATCCTCctggagacacagagagagaaaataataataattaagttaaAGGCTAAAGACTGCTGTACTCACCAAGATTAACGTATTATTGTGAAGCTGTGACTGGCATCCCAGATATTAATTATTGTATTTGTTAACAGCCACATTGTGTACTGAAATCACTGTGTAATCGATGTAAGCTAGTACATCTTCAGATGATCAGTCTTCAGATGAGTgggtgttttaaataaatataaaaaaaacgaacaattagttttattaatgtattttagtcatttttttcaAGCAATCGCAAGTCATTGCCTATTACCACCTACTATATTTATTAGCTGGCGGTGGGTGAAGCTTAAAAAGGGGGTTTTCCCTGAGCCATGTTAAGCCACTGCATCTTTTTTTCAAATTGCTGCAGTGCACATTAACATGTAACTACTTGCAAAGGCCATTCTAGCCTGCTGAAGTAAAGCTTCAGGCTGTATGCCTCGTCAGAAAAGATATAGAACCATGAAAAAAAGTAACtccctattaaaaaaaaaaaaaaaaaagcctttctggtttgacttaaacattcCTCGTATATTATTTTCTCATTGtctgtaaataaaatagttcttattattaaaacattaagtcTTGTAGTAAAAGAAGGTCACACTGTATCGGTTAAGGCAGACTGATTTGCTTGGTTGCACAGCTTTAACTTTTGCCTTAACTTGccaacatgaaatgaaatatgaatttatatttaatatgatgTAAGCTAGTGACACAGCAAGGTGAGTTAACATACTACAAGTGTTTAGTCTATTTTACTACATACCTATTATAAAGAGACTGACGAGCATATTAcacaatatatttatacagagaTTACACACTCACAATTAATAGTCAAGACTTAACTATTTCCCCTCTGGGGTTGTGTAGACTTGTTATATATTGGtacttttacacaaaacacaagaatgaaatatgcctgcgaaactgtacagtacagtagatattAGGgttgtagctatcgaatattttagtaatcaaaTATTTTACCAGAATTTTCaatcgagtaatcggataaaatgtacttttgcttaattaaacagcaatgtaaaatatataagagaaatagattaattggttttctttttagaaaaatctacttttatttttaaaaatccatacagcattttatcaaaaataaacaatcaTTACTCATAATACAAGGAAGGTAAAAAGTGATTTCAAATGACTTGTCcaacttaactttcagaactaaaagtttcaaaatctacagctcaggcataacaaaagcctttactgacaattttaGTAGGCACCCCACACCAGGTTAGGTCATCTAACATCACCAGTATTACCTTTTCTGGTCAGGATATCCCATTGTTAACATCTGTTATAAACCTTGGGGTTAAAATGGACTCTTGTTTTACGTATGAGGCTCATGTCAAACGTCTTATTTCCACCTCAGAAATATAGCAAAACTGCGTCCAGCACTCACGTTTGCTGATGCAAAACTAACTAAAAGGTAGTCCATGCGTTTGTCTCCTCCAGGCTGGACTTCTGCAACGCACTTCTCATTGGGACTACTGGAAAAACCCTTCAAAAGCTGCAGTATGTTCAGAACAGTGCTGCTAGGATCCTGATGAGAGGGCGTAAATACGACCATATTACGCCCATTCTTAAATCTCTTCACTGGCTCCCTGTTTCATTTAGAATTGATTACAAGGTTTCCCTTCTTACCCACCAGTGTATTTATGGGGATGCCCCTCCAACTTATTTCCTTACATACGTCCACATGCAGTCTCCGCTCTGCATCAGTACATCTTTTGAAAACTCCTAAGACTAAACTTCATACCATGGGAGATCGAGCTTTTTGCTCAGCTGCACCCAGACTGTGGAATGCTCTCCCTGAGTATCTGAGGACGCCACAGACTGTTGATGCTTAAATCTGGTCTTaaaatttatctttttatcagagctttCGGGTCGAATTAATTTCgtagcactttgagatttgtttcaaatataaagcgcattataaataaaatgtatttaatttctgtcattttctcttctcttggctcgctgatatttttattgctcccttccattttgcagccaGCAACAGAACGCTCTattaaatcaatacacagcgAACTGTTAccgtctccttccgctttgtgaGTGACATAAGCGCTtcttctttgtctgtgtttactggcggcttgcatccgaAAGCGCgctgtcacgccaaacaaataattgtgcaaaaacataacaaaagctttttaaattaattaaaaaaagcttcGAGGAAGAAGATATTGCCTCGATCAtttttgtaatcaaattacTCGAGTTACttgaggaatcgtttcagccctagtatacagtatattcacagTGTTATGAATGATCTGTGGTTTGTTCGGTGGCATTTTAAAGTGCAGGTGATTTTACTAGCTGCATTGCTATATAAAGTTAATGTACGCTTTTTTTCCGTCTTCCCCACAGTAGACCTGAGGTGATGTCCACCGGCCCCCTCCCTCTCCATCTGGTACTTCTGAAGGGCAGACCTCCTCAGTCCCCTGCCACACTCACAAACTATAACAAGATTAATTAACTCACATAGTGACATGGGAAAAAATAGAGTGATAGAAAACTAATCATGGTTATCATCACTAAAATAATCATCATTTTTAACTTTGCCCTTGTTTCTCCACGCACTCAGTGATGCTCCGGTGAGACACTGACCGGACCAACAAAAAACGCAGACTCGGTTCTCTGATTTGGTAAGAACATTACAGGCAGGCTGAGGAAGAGGACAGCTTTTCTGTAATATTTCACTTCCATATGTTTGACGTTGCTTCTCAATAGGTTAAATGGGATTGTTACGGAacagggcccggtttctcgataacgcacactattcgcgcgctaagaagactcttaagatatatcttacgttaagtgataacttttctaagtgtatttctcAAACTGTctcttaggagtcttcttaagtcgctgcctcttacgtccgacgttacaaggcgctgtctacagtgaaggtcctgaattagcCGACATCgattgctcaggaatcgatttttgactccttttgcatgacagcgttaaaAAAGACGGCACTTTCCATGCAAACTAAACATTGgactaaattcttttaatagcgtttatttcgacatgggttaacttatcaatagcattggataatagacaaatatataaatgaaatcaccaaactgtcgcttatattttcatgtaacctgtagtgacaGTGAAACGAAccgggtatacaatcatagttgattgacaaacagctgacaacactcttcaccagcttcagaaacaatgtgaagtatgtcagtggttggggttgtatagcgcacttataatgaatacgatgagatgacagagtgGAGGTTAATACCCCTACAGTATCTCACCCacacggtttcgcgcggtggctgtaagtgcagttcatcatgattcagcgcgagttttggtgctgtgattacATTTCCATctaacgcaaaaaaaaaaacatgtttaacatgcgaAAGCTCGCGGACCTTGCAGATCTTCGCGGAACGTCGGGCGGGCACTAGAggcggctcacggtgcctaatacccctatctcacctacagtatgcggcttgactcacggtgagatgcgatGTTAGGCACCGTAAGCTGCTGCGATTGCGTTCCTTTAACGTTCCgagtttaattaaacatgtttaatttttcacatggaaagatggaaacgtaatcacagcgcaaaaactcgctctgaatcatgatgaaccctacttaCGGCCACAGCACGAGACCGcgcaggtgagataggggtacaACACAGCATCTCACAGCGAGTCAAATCGCATAGGTGATATAGTGGTATAAAGCATTataatcactcagaaaaatgaaaagatgCAGGGTTTGAAACTCctatgtttattttctcatttaactaaatcaaatttcattataaaataaaatgttttaaaagaaaaatccatcCAGTCATGAATAATGgttaatgatcaatgaaacatatttcaaacaaaaagcagcaagcagctggacatccGGACGTAGAACCTAAGTACGacgcgttggcctggcaagcgcaggtctgagcaggtcaagaagctccataatctgttgcttTGGAAGGCGAAACCACGTGGCTCCGCGGACGGGTTtagaccaaccttacgaacgtgtgacttagctaagagatacttagcgtaagaacgtttcgggaaatgtgccataacattaagacagaggttaaggtacaacttaagaactacttagcgataagaagttttcgagaaaccgggcccaggTCTTTTAGTTTCCAACTAGGGAACGATTCCATATTTTACAGAATgaccctctgtgtgtgtgtgtgtgtgtgtgtgtgtgtgtgatgcgcgaagtgcgcatgctctgttcaaaagtagactaatgattatgaatgcattggggaaaacagcaagaaaactcactctggccattttaataattcattgacaAGTTGATGTCTTTCGGTTTTGACTGTGATGAAGGTGACCATGTCATCACCCccttactcttttttttccctcgggGCCTGCCGTAGATAGGCTTGCGCACTTCGCGAGTGttagagttcagttttggtgaatggtgcagaataaacagttaaaatggattttgtgtgctctcgtttttattgttttttttttatattataaagtatttgaatgctcggtcacattaccaagagtgtggtaacattaattgtaagatggcgggcaagttgttcgtgatgtagaacgtgggcgggcaAGTTGTCTATGACGTACAGTAGAGCGTAGGCGGactttatgcaaatatgttacggagtgacgtggatccgttacagagtaaaaatagatttgctaacgactcgtttaggcgaatatgagccgattcttttttttaaatagagaagAAATCCATTTAttgtgcactgtcagcgtcataGATAGTgtagatagtttatgttcacatacagctacaagacactgcataaaagaaaatatttaaaaaagcataataggacctctttaacagttgaatttttttagatataaaaaaatgaatgcctTAATTAACTATTTTTTCAAACCGGTAGTTTGTAAgcaaacatatatatacattgGCAGAAGATTGTGAGTAAAGCTACACATCATAGGTATGTTCTTAATCATTACAATATTCCTCTTGGATCATCCAGCTCGACTGTGGCAGTGTAATTATTTCTCACAGCACACAGTTTTAAATAGATATTTACTGGAGCATCGACAAGACAACCACACTTcagttttaatgtatttaaaacttGAGGCAAACGAGGAAATGGAGACTAATTTTCAAATTTAGGAAACAATAATTTAATGACTTCTTTAATGAGCAAGCAATGCATGCTTCTTTCTTACcacagagaaaataataattccaGATTTTATACTGGAATTCACTAACCCTACTGTCACTGAGGTTTAATGACCTCATACATTTCCTTcgaaaagaaagggaaaagaaaaaaaaaatcagtctgtGCTAAAACGATTCTGTACTTTTAATCTGTATATAAACTTTATGCTCAGgacttcttaaaaaaaaggatgcatGTAAAGATACTAGTAGCCATGGCCGGTTTCTAGGTATACCGTGGTTTGAAAATGTCCAAAACCACTCAACTTTCCATCGTACTGTTACTGCAGTATAAACTGTTTTTAGAACTTGTCAGAGACAGAAAGTGGAGGCATTTCTCAGGTCGTGTACAGTGGAGTGTAACACAACCACACCCACTTCCCCCATGGTTGGTGCCAAGCAAACAGTCGGCTGTTTATGATGGCCTGAAGGAAGTAATTCCCAAGCCATCGGCTGAATTTTTCAGGTACCGACATAACACAGACAGCCATGGCTCGGAGGGGAAAGGTCATCAAGTGACTGCCAGAGGAAGCAACACGTCGAAATATGCTTTCACATCTACGAAAGCACCACCATAAGGTCCTAAGGTCATGCTTAGGTCTTGAAATGACTGGTTTCAACATTAGTGTGACTATCGCTTTTGAAATACATACGagcctttctctgaatacgccgttagtagactaatgattaggaatgcgtcggggaaaacagcaaggaactGACTGGCACCAAGAGTTCAAatgcttgtaaaaacattttttattatttagactagctaattaagttcattagctaatgattttatttgtacaaagaatgaactgctATATAGCTTCTGTTTCTATCGGTCTATCTACTCTGTGTTCCAGACTCTTTGGAGGAAGtttttgatgtttattttatttatttatttttgttttttgatgttAACTGCACAAAGCAGTGCCTTCCCACCTGGGAGTCTCTCCAGCATACTGTttatcagattgatggacatgagtccacatctgttacatttttggtgacaacagtttttcagcacacatttaattaataatattttgtaaaattttgatACGGCATTATatttctcctctttaatttcctacgtagtctaatcagcgctgtaggattacaaatttataaaatgttaaatctagcttccaacgtaatagtatataaactgaacaagttatgtacattgggttttacattttaaggtaaagttggtgacattctaagaagatcaagtcttgtaccccaggtgtcagacattttgtctttatgtacttcctgaccactgggtagggtcccaaagtcattgtgaatgctaatctcaaggccaggctatgccttttgtctctatgagaatgtaaaggtttgggtgatactgtcaggctgattagattagcacctatgcatttgaaagccactgttatgctgatgagatcagggctggggaacttccgttaccaggctgactcctgtactagactatgctttgtttagattgtctccacctctttgtatccctccctcttgtaaagtataaactctcCAGAGCTAAGTTTTTTCGGTCagacttggatgactacagcgacgctcggcgagttctcaataaagagtaacttctgcttgaatgaTATCCCAACGTCTCCTGGTCTCTGAAAAAGTTCCCAACAGCGCTcaatcgcacgcataaagtttgaGAGTGCGGAGGAAttctgttgtactaaataacaTCTATGCAGTATAAGCAGGGCCTCTTTCTCCTTtttactttaggttgttgttcttttagtgttactgtatgtgctttGCAATATCCAACACATTCAAACGCAAGtaatacaccctccccaggtgtgaatcagctgttctcacctatacactCTGAGAAACTATAATGCACCCCTCCGCACTTTGCATGGTTTTAGGAAAGcggaggatcttggatcttgcttcaggcctcttcttaaatttgtgtaaatttaaaatcttctggatcctacattctaaaattgacattgttaattcaatttaattaaattttatttatatagcgcttttaacaatggtcattgtctcaaagcagcttcacaaaaaaaaaaaaaaaaaaaaaacttaatccCTAGAATTTTTTCTAGGGATTTTTTTAATCCCTagaatgagatttttttttaaatcataacatGCATTGTATTGGTATGAAAtcactctacactgtttttaataactctacaatgttttaattttaaattttataaaaaaaaatatataaataaataaataaaccaaattaacttattctatttgtattttccattggtaaaatagcattaaaaatcaCGAGTTGTGTATCgagtgtataaaaataataaagggcatgttatgataagggaACTTTCCATCTCTTCCATCCCAGtgattaaaaacggtaaaaatgtcaattttggaatccgcagaagctcagtggtccgagcacaccGTAACggtctttgtatgataaaatgactcgtggcatgaatctacatgaagtgcttcagtttcaaataatcattcaacgctaaacacaaaaagcaaaagaacatgataataataatctaaaaaaataataatcattgtgctttttttttgcttatgtccagcattgaataactatttaattattaataattaaagctgctcacatcgtgcacactttcactttaaaaaaatgcaatgtttaatcagcaagtatatgtcgcccctctttatgatagatgaatattctgactgaaacaaagctgctcgtgtcggctcctgtcgggagcattttgatcaaagaggagatgaaaagtgaaagcgTGTaccaacaacacagcacaatgcatgtgtgtgaatggctgaaatgtgcttgtgaataagcctttaagtgaatgtaaaatttttGCGTGAAAAAGCTGATCAAGTACGACagagaattgtgtataattagttagcctaaaacaatattgtttccaatgctgaagcaaacgaatttat
Protein-coding regions in this window:
- the LOC128510927 gene encoding ATR-interacting protein-like — encoded protein: MVVLVLHRQWLSIKAQEKQVGGIQTWTSPGVHSLRETLMLLHWLLLNDSSFSMHCLDVLHMYHQIIPGIRDTLRRIPDLTECEELAIEEICRPDAEEVEDMDIDASS